One genomic region from candidate division WOR-3 bacterium encodes:
- a CDS encoding PilT/PilU family type 4a pilus ATPase, translating into MKVENVEEYFNKLLMECVRRKASDLHLTVGRPPTLRIDGKLYPIEGEPVLTPEMTEKFKDIAAQHAKHLRAQINDGGGGDFGLDFGEHGRFRVAIYKQKGFFGLALRLIPKHIMSFEEIGFLPHLVPKIKALLDRPHGLILVTGPTGSGKSTTQACFIDYILNSPRHVLTIEDPIEFVHDHKAGIITQREVGVDVSSFREAIMKGLRSNPNVILVGEIRDLATAEATVWAAESGHLVIGTLHTTNATETVTRFIDIFPPEIRDQIRIQFSISLLAVFSQRLLLRAEGKGRIACFEIMMATPAVRNLIREKKIEHLPSAIQTASAEGSITFDAYLAELYKMGKITYETAMQNAFDPKALRELIEYGSRRHRS; encoded by the coding sequence ATGAAAGTAGAAAATGTAGAAGAATATTTTAACAAATTATTAATGGAATGTGTCCGAAGAAAAGCTTCTGATCTTCACCTCACAGTAGGACGACCTCCGACTTTAAGAATTGATGGTAAACTTTATCCTATTGAAGGAGAACCGGTTTTAACTCCGGAAATGACCGAAAAATTTAAAGATATTGCTGCTCAGCATGCTAAACATTTGAGAGCACAAATTAATGACGGGGGTGGTGGTGACTTTGGTTTAGATTTTGGTGAACACGGTAGATTTCGTGTGGCAATTTATAAACAGAAAGGATTTTTTGGTCTTGCTCTTCGTTTAATTCCTAAACATATTATGAGTTTTGAAGAAATTGGCTTTCTTCCCCATCTCGTTCCTAAAATTAAAGCGTTATTAGATCGGCCTCACGGTCTGATATTAGTAACTGGACCTACCGGTTCAGGAAAATCAACCACTCAAGCGTGTTTCATTGATTATATTTTAAATTCTCCTCGCCATGTTTTAACGATTGAAGACCCAATAGAATTTGTTCATGACCATAAAGCAGGAATTATTACCCAAAGAGAAGTGGGTGTGGATGTTTCTTCTTTCCGTGAGGCAATAATGAAAGGATTACGATCCAACCCTAATGTAATTCTGGTAGGTGAGATTAGAGATTTAGCAACTGCTGAAGCTACTGTTTGGGCCGCTGAATCGGGACATTTGGTAATTGGAACTTTGCATACCACTAATGCTACCGAAACGGTAACGCGGTTTATCGATATCTTCCCGCCAGAAATCCGTGATCAAATTAGAATACAATTCTCAATTTCTTTATTAGCAGTATTTTCTCAAAGATTACTTTTAAGAGCAGAAGGAAAAGGAAGAATTGCTTGCTTTGAAATAATGATGGCAACACCGGCAGTTAGGAATTTAATCAGAGAAAAGAAAATCGAACATCTTCCTTCAGCAATTCAAACAGCTTCGGCTGAAGGAAGTATTACTTTTGATGCTTATCTTGCCGAACTTTACAAAATGGGAAAAATTACTTACGAAACAGCAATGCAGAATGCCTTTGACCC